A genomic segment from Gammaproteobacteria bacterium encodes:
- a CDS encoding aldo/keto reductase, producing the protein MNTTAPLRFSRRRFLQMALAICAGGLWPKRGLGAQTDRLLHRRIPASGELLPAVGLGTYRVFDVHDDAAARARLETVLRRFVALGGSVIDSSPMYGSAEAVVGDLSAALGLRERLFLATKVWTTGRAAGIRQMEDSLRRMRTPVMDLMQIHNLVDWRTQLETLRAWKREGRIRYIGITHYVPGAFDELEAIMKGERIDFVQLPYSIATRDAERSLLPLAQQRGIAVLVNRPYEQGALFHRVRGRPLPPWANDYGIASWGQYFLKFILAHPAVTCVIPATGKPRHLEDNMGAGFGRLPDAAARERMADYFMRS; encoded by the coding sequence GGCGCTTTCTCCAGATGGCACTGGCCATCTGCGCCGGCGGACTGTGGCCCAAGCGCGGCCTCGGCGCACAAACCGATCGCCTGCTGCACCGGCGGATCCCCGCCAGCGGCGAACTGCTCCCGGCCGTCGGTCTGGGCACCTACCGCGTCTTCGACGTGCATGATGACGCCGCCGCGCGGGCCCGGCTCGAAACGGTGCTGCGGCGCTTCGTCGCACTGGGCGGCAGCGTGATCGACTCCTCCCCCATGTACGGCAGCGCCGAGGCGGTGGTGGGCGACCTGAGCGCGGCCCTGGGACTGCGTGAACGCCTGTTCCTGGCGACCAAGGTCTGGACCACGGGGCGAGCCGCCGGCATCCGCCAGATGGAGGACTCCCTGCGGCGCATGCGCACGCCGGTGATGGACCTGATGCAGATTCACAACCTGGTGGACTGGCGCACCCAACTCGAAACCTTGCGCGCGTGGAAACGCGAAGGCCGGATCCGCTACATCGGCATCACCCACTACGTCCCCGGCGCCTTCGACGAACTCGAAGCGATCATGAAGGGCGAGCGGATCGATTTCGTGCAGCTGCCCTACTCGATCGCGACGCGCGACGCGGAACGCAGCCTGCTGCCGCTGGCGCAGCAACGGGGCATCGCGGTCCTGGTCAACCGTCCTTACGAACAGGGTGCCCTGTTCCACCGGGTCCGGGGCCGGCCGCTGCCGCCGTGGGCGAATGATTACGGCATCGCCAGCTGGGGCCAGTATTTTCTGAAATTCATCCTGGCCCATCCGGCGGTGACCTGCGTCATCCCGGCGACGGGCAAACCCCGGCATCTGGAGGACAATATGGGGGCGGGGTTCGGCAGGCTGCCGGATGCGGCCGCCCGCGAGCGCATGGCCGACTATTTCATGCGGAGCTGA